A region of Phocoena phocoena chromosome 17, mPhoPho1.1, whole genome shotgun sequence DNA encodes the following proteins:
- the BHLHE22 gene encoding class E basic helix-loop-helix protein 22, with translation MERGLHLGAAAAGEDDLFLHKSLSASAAKRLEAAFRSPPPSMDLSLAPPPRERPASSSSSPLGCFEPADPEGAGLLLPPPGGGGGGGGGGGVGVPGLLVGTAGVGGEPSLSSLPAGAALCLKYGESASRGSVAESSGGEQSPDDDSDGRCELVLRAGGADPRASPGAGGGGVKAAEGCSNAHLHGGASAPPGGPAGSGGGGSSGGGSGGGGGSGGGSSSSSSSSSKKSKEQKALRLNINARERRRMHDLNDALDELRAVIPYAHSPSVRKLSKIATLLLAKNYILMQAQALEEMRRLVAYLNQGQAISAASLPSSAAAAAAAAALHPALGAYEQAAGYPFSAGLPPAASCPEKCALFNSVSSSLCKQCTEKP, from the coding sequence ATGGAGCGCGGGCTGCACCTCGGCGCGGCCGCCGCGGGCGAAGACGACCTCTTCCTGCACAAGAGCCTGAGCGCCTCCGCCGCCAAGCGCTTGGAGGCGGCTTTCCGCTCCCCGCCCCCGAGCATGGACCTGTCCCTGGCGCCGCCGCCTCGGGAGCGCCCGGCGTCCTCCTCCTCGTCGCCTCTGGGCTGCTTCGAGCCGGCTGACCCCGAGGGGGCAGGGCTGCTGTTGCCGCCGCCcgggggaggcggcggcggcggcggtggcggcggggtGGGCGTCCCCGGGCTGCTCGTAGGCACCGCCGGCGTTGGGGGCGAACCTAGCCTGAGCAGCCTGCCGGCTGGGGCCGCTCTGTGCCTCAAATACGGCGAGAGCGCCAGCCGGGGCTCGGTGGCCGAGAGCAGCGGCGGCGAGCAGAGCCCCGACGACGACAGCGACGGCCGCTGCGAGCTGGTTCTGCGGGCCGGCGGCGCCGACCCGCGGGCCTCCCCGGGCGCGGGAGGCGGCGGCGTCAAGGCGGCCGAAGGCTGCTCCAACGCCCACCTCCACGGCGGCGCCAGCGCCCCCCCGGGGGGCCCGGCCGGCAGCGGCGGCGGGGGCAGCAGCGGCGGGggaagcggcggcggcggcggcagcggcggcggcagcagcagcagcagcagcagcagcagcaagaaaTCCAAAGAGCAAAAGGCGCTGCGGCTCAACATCAACGCCCGGGAGCGCCGGCGGATGCACGACCTGAACGACGCGCTGGACGAGCTGCGCGCGGTGATCCCCTACGCGCACAGCCCCTCGGTGCGGAAGCTCTCCAAGATCGCTACGCTGCTGCTCGCCAAGAACTACATCCTCATGCAGGCGCAGGCCCTGGAGGAGATGCGGCGCCTCGTCGCCTACCTCAACCAGGGCCAGGCCATCTCGGCCGCCTCCCTGCCCAgctccgcggcggcggcggcggcggccgctgCCCTGCACCCGGCGCTTGGCGCCTACGAGCAGGCTGCCGGCTACCCGTTCAGCGCCGGGCTGCCCCCGGCCGCCTCCTGCCCGGAGAAGTGCGCCCTGTTCAATAGCGTCTCCTCCAGCCTCTGCAAACAGTGCACGGAGAAGCCTtaa